The [Pseudomonas] carboxydohydrogena genome includes a window with the following:
- a CDS encoding helix-turn-helix domain-containing protein, with protein sequence MSAKTPNPVDKYVGSRVRMRRIMLGLSQEKLGDALGLTFQQIQKYEKGTNRIGASRLHQIADILQVPVSFLFEGGPTNSTSVEGLGEAPSPAYVSDFLATSEGLALTRAFTKITDAKLRRSIVDLVEQIAGTQNPS encoded by the coding sequence ATGTCGGCGAAAACACCAAACCCGGTTGACAAATATGTCGGCAGCCGCGTGCGGATGCGTCGCATCATGCTGGGACTGAGTCAGGAGAAGCTCGGCGATGCGCTCGGGCTAACGTTTCAGCAAATCCAGAAATACGAAAAAGGCACCAACCGCATCGGCGCAAGCCGCCTGCATCAGATCGCCGATATCCTGCAAGTGCCGGTCTCGTTTCTGTTCGAGGGCGGACCGACCAACAGCACCAGCGTCGAGGGCCTCGGCGAAGCGCCCTCTCCGGCTTACGTCTCGGACTTTCTCGCGACCTCCGAGGGGCTGGCTCTGACGCGCGCATTCACGAAGATCACGGACGCGAAGCTCCGCCGCAGCATCGTCGACCTCGTCGAGCAGATCGCCGGAACGCAGAACCCGTCCTGA
- a CDS encoding RNA-binding protein, with protein MFATSETTDLDRGPRARPGSARTCAVSRQVKDTDDLIRFVLSPTGEVVPDVRRKLPGRGLWVSLSRAMVGEAAKRGLFAKAFRRVVTLPPDLAALTDTLLARGALDALAMVGKAGEIVCGYGKVEDAIAAGAAVALIHASDGADDGIRKLAAKSAAAAGKNPQMADSPRIQGFTTDELDLALGRSNVVHAALLSGPATKTFLSRWRTLDRFRNADGTGDGKTDGN; from the coding sequence ATGTTTGCCACCTCCGAGACAACGGACCTCGATCGCGGTCCCCGGGCCAGGCCCGGGAGCGCGCGGACGTGCGCCGTCTCGCGGCAGGTGAAGGACACCGATGATCTGATCCGTTTCGTGCTCTCGCCCACGGGCGAGGTGGTCCCGGACGTGCGGCGCAAGCTGCCGGGCCGGGGGCTGTGGGTGTCGCTGTCGCGGGCCATGGTCGGTGAAGCGGCGAAACGCGGCCTGTTCGCCAAGGCGTTCAGGCGCGTCGTCACGCTGCCGCCGGACCTCGCGGCGCTGACCGATACCCTGCTGGCGCGCGGCGCGCTCGATGCGCTCGCGATGGTGGGCAAGGCAGGCGAAATCGTCTGCGGTTACGGCAAGGTCGAGGATGCGATCGCGGCCGGAGCGGCCGTGGCCCTGATCCACGCCAGCGACGGCGCGGACGACGGAATTCGCAAACTCGCCGCCAAATCGGCCGCCGCCGCGGGGAAAAACCCGCAAATGGCCGATTCACCAAGGATTCAGGGCTTCACAACCGACGAATTGGATTTGGCCCTTGGGCGCTCAAATGTGGTACATGCAGCCCTGCTTTCAGGGCCTGCGACGAAAACCTTCCTGTCCCGCTGGCGAACCCTCGACCGTTTTCGCAACGCGGACGGCACGGGAGACGGCAAGACGGATGGCAACTAA
- a CDS encoding DUF2336 domain-containing protein, translated as MAATSLIPELDAIAKSGSAEKRATAITKLAELFVQGAPIFGPQHVELFDGILIGLVPAAEPAARAGVAARFASLSNAPPGVVNYLAREDEIRIAGPILSRSPLINEDLLMEIARAKGQAHLAAISERDTLAAPLTDVILRRADREVVRVLAKNSGAAFSTAGYSGLINRAADDGVLALSLGQREDISPDGLKELLSRSVDIVRRRMFETAKPKQRLAINQAMLEISSAPRARMVKRDFAPAQRLILALHQSGGLNEAALLNFAKEHKYEEAVAALSAMSGVRLATVDQLILGDRYDPILLIARAIGLEWATARALIVLRLGPGKMPSPPDIEEARLNYERLSTTTAQRVLVFWRAREK; from the coding sequence ATGGCAGCAACGTCCCTGATCCCCGAACTCGACGCGATCGCGAAAAGCGGCTCCGCGGAAAAGCGCGCGACCGCGATCACGAAGCTTGCCGAACTGTTCGTGCAGGGCGCTCCGATCTTCGGTCCGCAGCATGTCGAACTGTTCGACGGCATCCTGATCGGTCTCGTGCCTGCGGCCGAGCCTGCGGCGCGCGCCGGTGTGGCTGCGCGTTTTGCGAGCCTGTCCAACGCACCGCCCGGCGTCGTCAATTATCTCGCGCGGGAAGATGAAATCCGTATCGCGGGTCCTATCCTGAGCCGCTCGCCCCTGATCAACGAAGATCTGCTGATGGAGATCGCGCGCGCCAAGGGGCAGGCGCATCTCGCGGCGATCTCCGAGCGCGATACGCTTGCGGCACCCCTGACCGATGTGATCTTGCGCCGCGCCGATCGCGAAGTGGTGCGCGTGCTGGCGAAGAATTCCGGTGCTGCGTTTTCCACGGCCGGATATTCCGGCCTGATCAATCGCGCCGCCGATGACGGCGTGCTGGCGCTGTCGCTCGGCCAGCGCGAGGACATTTCGCCTGACGGCCTGAAGGAGTTGCTGTCGAGGTCGGTGGACATCGTGCGCCGCCGGATGTTCGAGACGGCGAAGCCGAAGCAGCGGCTTGCGATCAACCAGGCGATGCTGGAAATTTCCTCGGCGCCGCGCGCGCGAATGGTGAAGCGCGACTTCGCCCCGGCGCAGCGGCTTATTCTCGCGCTGCATCAGTCCGGCGGCCTGAACGAGGCGGCGCTCTTGAATTTCGCCAAGGAGCACAAATACGAAGAAGCCGTCGCCGCGCTTTCCGCGATGTCCGGCGTGCGCCTTGCGACGGTCGATCAGTTGATCCTCGGCGATCGCTACGATCCGATCCTCCTGATCGCGCGCGCGATCGGTCTCGAATGGGCGACGGCGCGCGCGCTGATCGTTCTGCGTCTGGGGCCGGGCAAGATGCCTTCGCCGCCGGATATCGAAGAAGCGCGCCTCAACTACGAGCGGCTCTCCACCACGACGGCGCAGCGCGTGCTGGTGTTCTGGCGCGCGCGCGAAAAATAA
- the rimP gene encoding ribosome maturation factor RimP, with the protein MTAPASIPETAMSAETMPAVERRLVVEPGVAARVAAVAEPVLEGLGYQLVRIKISGEAGCTVQIMAERPDGTMLIDDCEAISKALSPVMDVADPIQRAYRLEISSPGIDRPLVRQSDFERYTGHLVKIEMSVPHDGRKRFRGTLGGIEGGLVRVTRDDAKDHEGAQEADVQLPLSDIASANLVLTNQLIAESMRRGRDAEREQLENAGVLPPPPPHAQKAREMRGKAKPHQSKADKKAARKPAKKPLPQNTKAHRLAADAKRRAALSDSHEGE; encoded by the coding sequence ATGACCGCACCCGCTTCCATTCCCGAGACCGCCATGTCTGCCGAGACTATGCCTGCGGTCGAACGCCGCCTGGTGGTCGAACCGGGTGTCGCAGCGCGGGTGGCGGCGGTCGCCGAGCCGGTGCTCGAGGGTCTCGGCTATCAGCTGGTGCGCATCAAGATTTCAGGCGAGGCCGGCTGCACCGTGCAGATCATGGCCGAGCGGCCCGACGGCACCATGCTGATCGACGATTGCGAAGCCATCTCCAAGGCGCTGTCGCCGGTGATGGATGTCGCCGATCCGATCCAGCGCGCCTACCGGCTGGAGATTTCGTCGCCCGGCATCGACCGGCCGCTGGTGCGCCAGTCCGATTTCGAACGCTACACCGGCCACCTCGTGAAGATCGAGATGTCCGTGCCGCACGACGGCCGCAAGCGTTTTCGCGGCACGCTGGGAGGCATCGAGGGCGGACTCGTGCGCGTCACGCGCGATGACGCCAAGGACCACGAGGGCGCGCAGGAGGCGGACGTGCAGTTGCCGCTTTCCGATATCGCCAGCGCCAATCTCGTCCTGACCAACCAGTTGATCGCCGAATCCATGCGCCGCGGCCGCGACGCCGAACGCGAGCAGCTTGAGAATGCAGGCGTGCTGCCGCCTCCGCCGCCCCACGCCCAAAAGGCGCGCGAAATGCGCGGCAAGGCGAAGCCGCATCAATCGAAAGCCGACAAGAAGGCAGCCAGGAAACCGGCGAAGAAGCCGCTGCCGCAGAACACCAAAGCTCACAGGCTTGCAGCCGACGCCAAACGGCGCGCAGCCTTATCCGATTCCCACGAAGGAGAGTAA
- the ybeY gene encoding rRNA maturation RNase YbeY: MPQPPTADILIAADCWQEQLDAEEVVQRAIAAAAALVELPAEDTEVAVMLADDARVRELNKEWRGQDKATNVLSFPAAQPPGATPQPLMLGDIAIAYETTRLEAETEGKPFQNHLSHLAIHGFLHLLGYDHLDDTEAEEMEGLEREILASLGIADPYLINDQAT; this comes from the coding sequence ATGCCGCAACCTCCCACCGCCGATATTCTGATCGCTGCCGATTGCTGGCAGGAGCAGCTTGACGCCGAAGAGGTCGTCCAGCGCGCCATCGCCGCAGCCGCCGCGTTGGTCGAACTGCCTGCGGAGGACACCGAGGTCGCGGTGATGCTGGCGGACGATGCGCGCGTCCGCGAACTGAACAAGGAATGGCGCGGGCAGGACAAGGCGACCAACGTGCTGTCCTTTCCGGCCGCGCAGCCGCCCGGCGCAACGCCGCAGCCCTTGATGCTCGGCGACATCGCCATCGCCTATGAGACGACGCGCCTTGAGGCGGAGACCGAAGGCAAGCCGTTTCAAAACCATTTGAGTCATCTCGCCATTCATGGCTTCCTGCACCTGCTCGGCTATGACCATCTCGACGACACTGAGGCCGAGGAGATGGAAGGTCTGGAGCGCGAGATTCTGGCAAGCCTCGGCATCGCCGACCCCTACCTCATCAACGATCAGGCGACCTAA
- the lnt gene encoding apolipoprotein N-acyltransferase, giving the protein MSVATALHSPARAIILSWGWRRAAIALAAGAISALAMAPFNAWPVLFITFPVLVWLIDGTGTGRRGVTSAAIAGWWFGLGYFVAGLYWIGNALLVDADTFAWLLPLAILGLPALLALFMAAGCALARLIWTRDWSRLLSLAVALTVSEWLRGHILSGFPWNLFGYALAEPLAMAQAASLIGIWGVSFLAIAIFASPATLIDDRARTTWPWLPFAVSILLLAASGGYGAWRLDQHPTQFVGGVKLRLMQPNLQQDVKFNYSAKDDVIAKYMALSDRATGPQTSGVRDATILIWPESAFPFFLTREPAELAKIAGFLPPQTTLITGAVRAPDLSPAVKPTRAYNSIYVINHDGDILSVYDKLHLVPFGEYLPFQNMLEKIGFQQITKVQGGFIPGSRRRTMAIPGTPRVLPLICYEVAFSNAIVPAGERPGWIVNLTNDGWFGNSTGPYQHLQMARLRAIEEGLPIVRSANTGISAVIDPVGREVGHLALGQEAVLDSALPVALPPTVFSRWRHIPLGVMVLFAGLVVLVRRRRED; this is encoded by the coding sequence ATGAGCGTGGCCACCGCCCTGCATTCGCCAGCACGCGCCATCATCCTGAGCTGGGGCTGGCGGCGCGCGGCTATCGCCCTTGCCGCGGGCGCGATCTCCGCGCTGGCGATGGCCCCCTTCAATGCATGGCCGGTTTTGTTCATCACCTTCCCGGTGCTGGTGTGGCTGATTGACGGCACCGGCACCGGCCGGCGCGGCGTGACCAGCGCCGCCATCGCCGGGTGGTGGTTCGGCCTCGGCTATTTCGTCGCCGGACTATACTGGATCGGCAACGCGCTCCTCGTCGATGCCGACACCTTCGCCTGGCTGCTGCCGCTCGCGATCCTTGGGCTGCCCGCGCTGCTGGCGCTGTTCATGGCGGCGGGTTGCGCGCTGGCGCGGCTGATCTGGACCAGGGATTGGTCGCGCCTGTTGTCGCTCGCGGTGGCGCTCACCGTCAGCGAATGGTTGCGCGGCCATATCCTGTCCGGCTTTCCGTGGAACCTGTTCGGCTATGCGCTCGCCGAGCCATTGGCGATGGCGCAGGCCGCGTCATTGATCGGCATCTGGGGCGTGAGTTTCCTCGCGATCGCGATCTTTGCCAGCCCCGCGACCCTGATCGACGATCGCGCCCGCACGACTTGGCCATGGCTGCCGTTCGCCGTCTCGATCCTCCTGCTCGCGGCAAGCGGTGGCTACGGCGCATGGCGGCTTGATCAACACCCGACGCAATTCGTCGGCGGCGTGAAGCTGCGGCTGATGCAGCCGAACCTGCAACAGGACGTGAAGTTCAACTACTCCGCCAAGGACGACGTGATCGCGAAATACATGGCGCTGTCGGACCGCGCCACCGGCCCGCAGACCAGCGGCGTGCGCGACGCCACGATCCTGATCTGGCCGGAATCGGCATTTCCGTTTTTCCTGACGCGCGAACCGGCGGAACTTGCCAAGATCGCGGGCTTCCTGCCGCCGCAGACCACGCTGATCACCGGCGCGGTCCGCGCACCCGACCTGTCGCCTGCCGTGAAGCCGACCCGGGCCTACAACTCGATTTACGTCATCAACCACGACGGCGACATTCTATCGGTCTACGATAAGCTTCATCTCGTGCCGTTCGGCGAATACCTCCCGTTCCAGAATATGCTGGAGAAAATCGGGTTCCAGCAGATCACCAAGGTGCAAGGCGGCTTCATTCCGGGTTCCCGCCGGCGCACCATGGCCATTCCCGGCACGCCGCGCGTCCTCCCTCTGATCTGCTACGAAGTCGCCTTTTCCAATGCCATCGTGCCCGCGGGCGAGCGGCCAGGCTGGATCGTCAACCTGACCAATGACGGCTGGTTCGGAAACAGCACGGGCCCCTATCAGCATCTTCAGATGGCGCGCCTGCGCGCCATCGAGGAAGGGCTGCCGATCGTACGCAGCGCCAATACCGGAATTTCCGCGGTGATCGATCCCGTGGGACGTGAGGTCGGCCACCTTGCGCTTGGTCAAGAAGCCGTTCTGGATTCCGCCCTACCCGTGGCGTTACCGCCCACCGTTTTTTCACGCTGGCGGCATATCCCCCTCGGCGTGATGGTCTTGTTTGCCGGGCTTGTCGTGCTCGTCCGGCGCCGGCGTGAAGATTAA
- a CDS encoding hemolysin family protein translates to MPPDSDDPATPPIPSSTTLPVPVQQGEVLRPAAESWLSRAIRSLFGWKAGSARADIQVVLDATAPDDETSFTAVERTMLRNILSLHDRRIADVMVPRADIVAVRRDISLAELMLLFESAGHSRLVVYNDTLDEPEGIVHIRDLVAFITSKAKVDPEANARRKKPFPAGLDLKSVNLAIPLADAAIMRELLYVPPSMPAIDLLAQMQATRIHLALVVDEYGGTDGLVSIEDIVEQIVGEIDDEHDSDEAPSVVRQADNSFIADGRASLEDVKSVVGEAFDAGEAGEDVDTLGGYLVNQIGRFPVRGEIIPGPGEFEIEVLDADPRRVKRVRIGIRKEEASGRPPRDGRRREPSAEQAPAKSPPGGETSP, encoded by the coding sequence GTGCCCCCGGATTCCGACGACCCAGCGACCCCACCTATCCCTTCGAGCACCACGCTGCCCGTGCCGGTGCAACAAGGCGAGGTGCTGCGCCCGGCCGCCGAATCCTGGCTGTCGCGCGCGATCCGCTCATTATTCGGCTGGAAGGCCGGCTCCGCGCGCGCCGATATTCAGGTCGTGCTTGACGCCACCGCTCCCGACGACGAGACCAGCTTCACCGCGGTCGAGCGCACCATGCTGCGCAACATCCTGTCGCTGCACGATCGCCGCATCGCCGATGTCATGGTGCCGCGCGCCGATATCGTCGCCGTCCGCCGCGACATTTCATTGGCCGAACTGATGCTGCTGTTCGAGAGCGCGGGCCATTCGCGCCTCGTCGTCTACAACGACACGCTCGACGAACCCGAGGGCATCGTCCACATCCGCGACCTTGTCGCCTTCATCACCTCGAAGGCGAAGGTGGACCCCGAGGCCAACGCCAGGCGCAAGAAGCCGTTTCCGGCGGGCCTCGACCTCAAATCCGTCAATCTCGCCATTCCGCTGGCGGATGCGGCGATCATGCGCGAGCTTCTGTACGTGCCGCCGTCGATGCCCGCGATCGACCTCTTGGCGCAGATGCAGGCGACACGCATTCATCTGGCGCTCGTGGTCGATGAATATGGCGGCACCGACGGCCTCGTCTCGATCGAGGACATCGTCGAGCAGATCGTCGGCGAGATCGACGATGAACACGACAGCGATGAAGCGCCCTCCGTGGTGCGCCAGGCCGATAACTCCTTCATCGCCGACGGCCGCGCCAGCCTTGAGGATGTGAAGTCCGTGGTCGGCGAGGCGTTCGATGCCGGCGAGGCCGGTGAGGACGTCGATACGCTCGGCGGCTATCTGGTCAACCAGATCGGCCGCTTCCCGGTGCGCGGTGAAATCATTCCCGGCCCCGGCGAATTCGAGATCGAAGTGCTCGACGCCGATCCGCGCCGCGTCAAGCGCGTGCGCATCGGCATCCGCAAGGAAGAAGCCAGCGGCCGCCCGCCGCGCGACGGACGCCGCCGCGAACCATCCGCCGAGCAGGCGCCTGCCAAATCGCCGCCGGGTGGAGAGACCAGTCCATGA
- the trmB gene encoding tRNA (guanosine(46)-N7)-methyltransferase TrmB, whose amino-acid sequence MPDNHNHDAPSRSFFGRRKGHKLRPHHASLIEDLLPRLVLGIGAPPPATLTALFPAGTDAVRLEIGFGGGEHLLAEASAFPGTGFIGCEPYVNGMAKILAQIEARGLSNIRLFAGDAAELLAWVPQHSLARIDLIHPDPWPKRRHWKRRFVQDATIKAMARALTPHGEFRFVCDIDDYTSWTLWHLQRAEDFLWLAERAGDWRAPWAGYTMTRYGAKATREGRKATYLRFQRL is encoded by the coding sequence ATGCCGGACAACCATAACCATGACGCGCCCTCGCGGTCCTTTTTCGGACGCCGCAAGGGACACAAGCTGCGCCCGCATCACGCCTCGCTGATCGAGGACTTGCTGCCGCGCCTTGTGCTCGGCATCGGCGCGCCGCCGCCCGCAACTTTGACCGCGCTGTTCCCCGCAGGTACCGATGCCGTTCGTCTTGAGATCGGCTTCGGCGGCGGCGAGCATCTGCTTGCCGAAGCGTCGGCATTTCCGGGCACCGGCTTCATCGGCTGCGAGCCCTACGTCAACGGCATGGCGAAGATTCTCGCGCAGATCGAGGCGCGCGGTCTTTCCAACATCCGCCTGTTCGCCGGCGACGCCGCAGAGCTTCTCGCATGGGTACCGCAACACTCGCTGGCGCGGATCGACCTGATCCATCCCGACCCATGGCCGAAACGGCGGCACTGGAAGCGCCGCTTCGTGCAGGACGCCACGATCAAGGCGATGGCGCGTGCGTTGACGCCGCATGGCGAGTTCCGTTTCGTCTGCGACATCGACGACTACACGTCATGGACGCTGTGGCACCTGCAACGCGCCGAGGATTTCCTCTGGCTTGCTGAGCGCGCCGGCGACTGGCGCGCGCCATGGGCGGGCTACACCATGACGCGCTACGGCGCGAAGGCGACACGGGAAGGCCGTAAGGCGACTTACCTGCGGTTTCAGCGGCTTTGA
- the nusA gene encoding transcription termination factor NusA, protein MAAVSANKLELLQIADAVAREKSIDRGIVIAAMEDAIAKAARARYGSETDVHAEIDAKKGELRLSRHMLVVETVENAANQISLKDAQRANPTAQIGDTIADTLPPLEYGRIAAQSAKQVIVQKVREAERDRQYQEFKDRIGEIVNGIVKRVEYGSVIVDLGRGEAIVRRDEMLPREALRNGDRIRAYIFDVRRETRGPQIFLSRTHPQFMAKLFAQEVPEIYDGIVEIKAVARDPGSRAKIGVISRDSSVDPVGACVGMRGSRVQAVVNELQGEKIDIIPWSPDIATFVVNALAPAEVAKVVIDEDRERIEVVVPDTQLSLAIGRRGQNVRLASQLTGWDIDILTEQEESERRQADFENSTRVFMEALNVDEVVGQLLASEGFSSVEELALVDVRELAGIEGFDEETANELQSRAREYLEQLDAELEAKRKELGVDDALKDIPGVTGKMLVKLGENDVKTVEDLAGCATDDLVGWVERKDGETVKHAGFLDASETSRDEAEAIIMQARLAAGWITEADLAKSSSDLPAEAEEAASEDHPA, encoded by the coding sequence ATGGCCGCTGTCAGCGCCAACAAACTGGAACTGCTGCAAATCGCCGATGCCGTCGCACGCGAAAAGTCGATCGACCGTGGAATCGTGATCGCCGCGATGGAAGACGCCATCGCGAAAGCGGCGCGCGCCCGTTACGGTTCCGAAACCGACGTGCATGCGGAGATCGACGCCAAGAAGGGCGAGCTTCGCCTGTCGCGCCACATGCTGGTGGTGGAGACGGTCGAGAACGCCGCCAACCAGATCTCATTGAAGGACGCGCAGCGCGCCAATCCGACCGCGCAGATCGGCGACACCATCGCCGACACCCTGCCGCCGCTGGAATATGGCCGCATCGCCGCGCAGTCCGCCAAGCAGGTGATCGTGCAGAAGGTGCGCGAGGCCGAGCGCGACCGGCAGTATCAGGAATTCAAGGACCGCATCGGCGAGATCGTCAACGGCATCGTCAAGCGCGTCGAATACGGCAGCGTCATCGTCGATCTCGGACGAGGCGAAGCCATCGTGCGCCGCGATGAGATGCTGCCGCGCGAGGCGCTGCGCAACGGCGACCGCATCCGCGCTTACATCTTCGACGTGCGCCGCGAAACCCGTGGGCCCCAGATTTTCCTGTCGCGCACCCATCCGCAGTTCATGGCGAAGCTGTTCGCGCAGGAAGTGCCGGAAATCTACGACGGCATCGTCGAGATCAAGGCGGTCGCCCGCGATCCGGGTTCGCGCGCCAAGATCGGCGTGATTTCCCGCGATTCCTCGGTCGATCCGGTCGGCGCCTGCGTCGGCATGCGCGGCTCGCGCGTGCAGGCGGTGGTGAACGAACTGCAAGGCGAGAAGATCGACATCATTCCGTGGTCGCCCGACATCGCGACCTTCGTCGTCAACGCGCTGGCACCTGCGGAAGTCGCCAAGGTCGTCATCGACGAAGACCGCGAACGCATTGAAGTCGTGGTGCCGGATACCCAATTATCCCTTGCGATCGGCCGTCGCGGCCAGAACGTGCGCCTCGCATCGCAACTCACGGGCTGGGACATCGACATCCTGACCGAGCAGGAAGAATCGGAACGCCGCCAGGCGGACTTCGAGAATTCCACGCGCGTGTTCATGGAAGCCCTCAACGTCGACGAAGTGGTCGGCCAGTTGCTGGCCTCCGAAGGCTTCTCCTCGGTCGAGGAACTCGCTCTGGTCGATGTGCGCGAACTCGCGGGCATCGAGGGCTTCGACGAGGAAACCGCCAACGAATTGCAGAGCCGCGCGCGTGAATATCTCGAACAGCTCGACGCCGAGCTGGAAGCGAAGCGCAAGGAACTCGGCGTCGATGACGCCCTCAAGGACATTCCGGGCGTCACCGGCAAGATGCTGGTGAAGCTCGGCGAGAACGACGTCAAGACGGTCGAGGATCTCGCCGGCTGCGCCACCGACGATCTGGTCGGCTGGGTGGAGCGCAAGGACGGCGAGACCGTCAAGCATGCGGGCTTCCTCGATGCGAGCGAAACATCGCGCGACGAGGCGGAGGCGATCATCATGCAGGCGCGCCTCGCGGCTGGCTGGATCACCGAAGCCGATCTCGCCAAGTCTTCCAGTGACCTGCCTGCGGAAGCGGAAGAAGCCGCGTCCGAAGATCATCCGGCGTAA